One part of the Bdellovibrio bacteriovorus genome encodes these proteins:
- a CDS encoding DUF4288 domain-containing protein produces the protein MKNKKWFAVKTLYVTRAVGKSSAKGKQAFAELLEERVVLFQAANANAAVKAAEKDAKEYSQYTYTNFEGQAVRTEYLKACDVFELYETLESGVELFASTEVLTKKVSSKELIARRLGVLETKNTIKMRKRFMSKELGSYV, from the coding sequence ATGAAAAATAAAAAATGGTTCGCCGTTAAGACCCTTTATGTAACTCGTGCTGTGGGCAAATCCAGCGCCAAAGGCAAACAAGCCTTCGCAGAACTGCTTGAAGAGCGCGTGGTGTTGTTCCAGGCTGCGAATGCGAACGCAGCGGTAAAAGCGGCTGAAAAAGACGCCAAAGAATACAGTCAGTACACATACACGAACTTTGAAGGTCAGGCCGTCCGCACAGAGTACCTGAAGGCCTGTGATGTGTTTGAGCTTTATGAAACTTTGGAAAGTGGTGTGGAATTGTTTGCTTCCACGGAAGTCCTGACTAAAAAGGTTTCCAGCAAAGAACTTATCGCCCGCAGACTGGGTGTTTTGGAAACAAAAAACACGATTAAAATGCGCAAGCGTTTTATGAGCAAGGAACTGGGTTCTTACGTTTAA
- a CDS encoding nuclear transport factor 2 family protein, protein MTNESIVREVYALLNSDDIPALRQYFDPEVERIEPEGFPMSGTYKGIEAMMKHFSTARATWAEGTCKPEKILNAGDKYVVFVKVHVRLKDRSDWIEGNVADGFIVRNGKIIFMRTFTDSQKAVEWAEI, encoded by the coding sequence ATGACGAACGAATCCATTGTTCGCGAAGTCTATGCACTGCTTAACAGTGACGACATCCCGGCCCTTCGCCAGTATTTTGACCCCGAGGTGGAACGAATAGAGCCTGAAGGCTTTCCTATGTCCGGAACCTACAAGGGCATCGAGGCGATGATGAAGCACTTCAGTACCGCGCGTGCCACCTGGGCCGAAGGCACCTGCAAGCCGGAAAAGATCCTGAATGCCGGGGACAAGTACGTGGTCTTCGTCAAAGTCCACGTACGCTTGAAAGACCGATCGGATTGGATCGAAGGCAACGTCGCCGATGGCTTTATTGTCCGAAACGGTAAAATTATCTTTATGCGCACATTCACCGACAGCCAGAAGGCAGTGGAGTGGGCTGAAATTTAG
- a CDS encoding AAA domain-containing protein, whose translation MKPNTKLDRAPLIKMIQAERRAQHHQYLHETESPLSHICDSGDALGPLVLNAKLGVARWKLTGRAFFSRFRPGERVELRVNKNGSDISERFSDGWLVESVRYPVPGEIEVVICGVKPLDDDRAIEVFLFKSSTEVFSNFLISQIQRLPSNFESLVLGTEKFVLSVDEPEFKVHYDQLNDTQKSALHDLVGNNLSGAIQGPPGTGKTHLLQAVVALALSSNMRVCVTSFTHSAVDNLLGKIVGDEFPYPWVRVGNSDRVRKEFYRSHVEFGGFRAPTFGDVSEAKLIGSTLHKLAFGGSSQMFDLLVVDEAGQVPVYFWPFIQRITKRLVLVGDQFQLPPVLTAELNIRTCLLITCFLYLLIEIPQCSKLNIE comes from the coding sequence ATGAAACCTAATACTAAACTTGATCGAGCTCCACTTATCAAAATGATACAGGCTGAGAGGCGAGCTCAACACCATCAGTATTTGCACGAGACCGAGTCTCCGCTAAGTCATATCTGTGATAGTGGTGATGCTCTTGGACCTTTGGTTCTGAATGCAAAGCTTGGTGTTGCACGTTGGAAGTTAACGGGACGTGCCTTTTTTTCTCGATTTAGACCGGGAGAAAGAGTTGAGCTGAGAGTTAATAAAAACGGTTCAGATATTTCGGAACGCTTCAGTGATGGCTGGTTGGTGGAGTCAGTGAGATATCCAGTTCCAGGGGAAATTGAAGTTGTCATTTGTGGGGTTAAACCGCTTGATGATGACCGGGCTATCGAGGTTTTTCTTTTTAAGAGTTCTACCGAGGTGTTTAGTAATTTTCTGATTTCCCAGATACAAAGATTGCCTTCAAATTTTGAGTCTTTGGTTTTGGGCACCGAAAAGTTTGTATTGTCCGTAGATGAACCGGAATTCAAAGTACATTACGACCAACTTAATGACACACAAAAGAGCGCTCTGCATGATTTGGTTGGTAATAATCTCAGTGGGGCGATTCAGGGACCTCCCGGCACTGGAAAGACTCATTTGCTGCAGGCAGTTGTTGCTTTGGCTTTAAGTTCTAACATGCGTGTGTGTGTAACTTCTTTTACTCATTCAGCCGTTGACAATTTACTTGGTAAAATCGTCGGTGACGAGTTTCCTTATCCTTGGGTCAGAGTAGGTAATTCGGACAGGGTTAGGAAAGAGTTCTATCGCAGTCATGTGGAATTTGGCGGTTTTAGGGCGCCCACATTTGGGGATGTAAGCGAAGCTAAGTTAATAGGATCAACTCTTCATAAACTTGCTTTCGGTGGCTCTTCGCAGATGTTTGACTTATTGGTCGTTGATGAGGCGGGACAGGTGCCGGTTTACTTCTGGCCATTTATTCAGCGAATTACGAAAAGACTGGTTTTGGTTGGTGATCAATTTCAGTTGCCTCCGGTTTTAACCGCTGAACTGAACATTCGAACCTGCCTTTTGATAACCTGTTTTCTCTATTTGTTAATAGAGATACCCCAATGCTCGAAACTCAATATCGAATGA
- a CDS encoding SRPBCC family protein: MEPIKSGSKQSATHKGSTPHSKLLVIDRQYDVPVEKLFAAFSSPEALKQWWWPEGIYTDHVEWEFRNGGRYYINMKGYEQGGGGMAGSIEEVVENERIVMTDQFANERGQPISAKEANMPGEWPEKGYITFEFESHGKERSGFTLSQEGIPNELQAECIQGWSQSFDKLQNYLKGSTSQH; the protein is encoded by the coding sequence ATGGAGCCAATTAAAAGCGGCAGCAAGCAGTCTGCCACACACAAAGGTTCAACCCCGCATTCGAAGCTGCTGGTGATCGATCGGCAGTATGATGTCCCTGTGGAAAAACTGTTTGCCGCCTTCTCAAGTCCTGAAGCCTTGAAACAATGGTGGTGGCCGGAGGGCATATATACCGATCATGTCGAATGGGAGTTTCGCAACGGTGGCAGGTACTATATCAACATGAAGGGCTACGAACAGGGCGGCGGAGGGATGGCCGGATCAATTGAAGAGGTCGTCGAAAACGAACGCATCGTCATGACCGATCAGTTTGCCAATGAACGGGGGCAGCCGATATCCGCCAAAGAAGCCAATATGCCCGGGGAGTGGCCGGAAAAAGGCTACATCACATTCGAGTTTGAATCCCACGGGAAAGAGCGCAGTGGCTTCACGTTGTCTCAAGAGGGCATTCCCAATGAGCTGCAGGCTGAATGTATTCAAGGATGGTCCCAATCCTTTGACAAGCTTCAAAACTATCTAAAGGGTTCCACCAGCCAACACTGA
- a CDS encoding sugar transporter — MNTHSLKSWLPTVNISLASFIFVTSEFIPVGLLPEISAGLGKSEAFTGLLMTIYAWIVATMSLPMTVVSSHWDRRRLMLILLGTFVVANLASGLAASFGMLLVCRIIVAFAHAVFWSIAIPLAIRLGPAGGRAKALSIIAMGASLGNILGIPFGTFLGQSFGWRMAFSVIALVAFIIYLILYRMLPALPSQSVTTFKNVPSLFRRKSLVLVYLMTALTVTGHFTAFTYIKPFLLAVGGISTDFVVVLLFVFGASGIFGSILGSKIIYKHPKNSLWVSLGIVFASLLLMSWAVHSQVGLMALAFIWGTALTILCLIFQSSVLKEAPDVQDVAMSLYSGIFNIGIGGGALLGSISSTNHIGSVGYVGAVFVLISLMLSAKFQISQLKQSPGSGAF; from the coding sequence ATGAACACACATTCTCTCAAATCCTGGCTTCCCACTGTCAACATCAGTCTGGCTAGCTTCATTTTCGTGACCAGCGAGTTTATTCCCGTTGGGTTGCTGCCAGAGATTTCGGCAGGGCTTGGTAAAAGCGAGGCCTTCACCGGCCTGCTGATGACCATCTATGCATGGATTGTGGCGACGATGTCGTTACCGATGACGGTGGTGAGTTCTCACTGGGACCGACGTCGCCTGATGTTGATTCTGTTGGGAACATTTGTCGTGGCAAACCTTGCCTCGGGCCTGGCGGCAAGTTTTGGCATGCTGCTGGTGTGCCGGATCATCGTGGCCTTTGCCCATGCCGTGTTTTGGTCTATCGCAATTCCGCTGGCGATTCGCCTGGGTCCTGCCGGAGGCCGCGCCAAGGCGCTTTCGATTATTGCCATGGGAGCCTCCCTGGGTAATATCCTTGGCATCCCATTTGGCACCTTCCTGGGGCAAAGCTTCGGATGGCGCATGGCCTTTAGCGTGATCGCATTGGTGGCCTTCATTATTTACCTGATTTTGTATCGCATGCTGCCCGCTTTACCCAGCCAGAGCGTCACTACATTTAAAAATGTTCCGTCGTTATTCAGACGAAAATCCCTGGTGCTGGTTTACCTGATGACCGCCCTGACCGTAACCGGGCATTTCACCGCGTTTACGTATATCAAGCCCTTCTTGCTGGCCGTTGGCGGAATTTCAACTGATTTTGTCGTGGTGTTGCTTTTCGTGTTTGGTGCTTCCGGCATCTTTGGCAGCATTCTGGGCAGCAAGATCATATACAAGCACCCTAAAAACTCCCTGTGGGTGTCGTTAGGGATCGTGTTTGCCAGTTTGCTGTTAATGTCTTGGGCGGTGCATTCGCAAGTCGGGCTGATGGCGCTGGCCTTTATCTGGGGAACGGCATTGACCATCCTGTGCCTGATCTTCCAGTCTTCCGTGCTTAAAGAAGCCCCTGATGTGCAGGATGTGGCCATGTCGCTGTATTCGGGAATCTTCAATATTGGTATTGGTGGCGGTGCCCTGCTGGGAAGTATTTCATCCACAAACCATATCGGCTCAGTGGGCTATGTGGGCGCGGTCTTTGTCCTGATTTCTCTAATGCTGTCGGCCAAATTCCAGATCTCGCAACTGAAACAAAGCCCCGGAAGCGGGGCCTTTTAA
- a CDS encoding BspA family leucine-rich repeat surface protein — MLLLVSLALTGCTFDLQLVPTSVVLPSETPPNMTPPAPTGPTLNVSAPSVPYGTVATNFVYTVSYTDATTVNLQDADITLGGSDTAGCTAVVTNGTTMTPTVTISGCSGDGPVNISIAADTAADADGLLAPAYGPSTSATIKNSFIMTIDTSKGNAANSMELPLNGWSGYNFVVHWGDGSSDPVDSASWNPGMPAISHNYATGGIYDIKIKGAMPWFRFAGAGDYLKVIDVKQWGTNQWGTMQLMFAGCANMQVTATDAPDLTQMTDMRGAFMMATNFNSPIGHWNTSGIEDMSNLFMGAAAFNQPIGNWDTSSVITMNSMFSDALAFNQNISNWNTANVTDMARMFMGALAFNQPLTKSVSFWDTSKVTDMTSMFQNADAFNQPLASWVFATPGLTSMEQMFFGADAFNQDISGWVLPAGVNNTLFDHQSNPAWDASKKPTFP; from the coding sequence ATGCTTTTGCTGGTATCACTGGCTTTAACGGGCTGCACGTTTGATTTGCAACTGGTCCCTACCAGCGTCGTCCTGCCTTCAGAAACTCCTCCTAATATGACCCCGCCGGCCCCGACAGGGCCGACCTTGAACGTCAGTGCCCCGTCCGTGCCCTATGGAACCGTGGCGACAAACTTCGTTTATACCGTCAGCTACACTGATGCCACGACCGTCAACTTACAAGATGCCGACATCACCCTGGGTGGCTCCGACACGGCCGGCTGCACGGCTGTGGTGACGAATGGAACCACCATGACCCCGACGGTCACCATCAGCGGATGTTCGGGGGATGGCCCGGTGAATATCTCCATTGCTGCCGACACGGCGGCAGATGCAGATGGCCTTTTAGCACCCGCATACGGACCATCAACAAGTGCCACGATAAAAAACTCTTTCATCATGACCATCGACACCAGCAAAGGCAATGCTGCCAACTCGATGGAGCTGCCACTGAATGGCTGGTCCGGATACAACTTTGTGGTTCACTGGGGTGACGGCAGTTCCGATCCTGTTGATTCTGCAAGCTGGAATCCCGGCATGCCCGCAATTTCACACAACTACGCGACGGGCGGAATCTATGACATCAAAATCAAAGGTGCCATGCCTTGGTTCCGCTTTGCCGGTGCGGGTGATTATCTGAAAGTCATCGACGTAAAACAATGGGGCACCAATCAGTGGGGCACTATGCAACTGATGTTTGCGGGCTGCGCGAATATGCAAGTCACTGCGACAGATGCTCCGGACTTGACTCAAATGACCGATATGCGCGGCGCATTTATGATGGCTACTAACTTCAACAGCCCTATCGGTCATTGGAACACCAGCGGGATCGAGGATATGAGCAATTTGTTCATGGGAGCGGCAGCTTTCAATCAGCCCATCGGAAACTGGGACACTTCCAGCGTGATCACAATGAACAGTATGTTCAGCGATGCCCTTGCCTTCAATCAAAACATCAGCAACTGGAATACGGCCAATGTCACCGACATGGCTAGAATGTTCATGGGGGCTCTGGCCTTCAATCAGCCTCTGACTAAATCGGTAAGTTTCTGGGACACATCCAAAGTCACGGATATGACATCCATGTTCCAAAATGCAGACGCCTTCAACCAGCCCCTGGCCAGTTGGGTCTTTGCTACCCCTGGGCTGACTAGCATGGAGCAGATGTTCTTCGGCGCCGACGCCTTCAATCAGGATATCAGTGGGTGGGTCCTTCCCGCGGGCGTGAACAACACCCTCTTCGATCACCAATCCAATCCTGCCTGGGACGCCAGCAAAAAACCGACATTCCCCTAA
- a CDS encoding DEAD/DEAH box helicase, which produces MLETQYRMRREIQGWSSEKFYRGKLRPHVSVANRDYFSCSPTYFTDSAVVSKRFDSDSYGKVSQDEANFIAEKVARMVRNKEDLRTVGVICPYRAQAGKINAALQDKLGVGEASKVLVDTVERFQGQEREAVFLSFGTSANSSGDLSFLADARRLNVSITRARSRFYCLFSKALYEKSGSRKSADLNEFLNWVANGRTPIKKAA; this is translated from the coding sequence ATGCTCGAAACTCAATATCGAATGAGAAGAGAGATTCAGGGTTGGTCATCTGAAAAGTTTTATCGAGGGAAGTTACGCCCACATGTTTCAGTAGCGAATCGGGACTACTTCTCTTGCAGTCCGACGTATTTTACTGACAGCGCAGTGGTTTCTAAGAGGTTCGATTCTGATTCGTATGGCAAGGTCTCGCAGGACGAAGCTAATTTCATTGCAGAGAAGGTTGCTCGGATGGTGAGAAACAAAGAAGATCTTAGAACGGTTGGAGTCATATGCCCCTACAGAGCACAGGCAGGTAAAATAAATGCTGCTCTTCAAGATAAATTGGGAGTTGGAGAAGCCTCCAAAGTGCTTGTAGATACGGTCGAGCGATTTCAAGGACAGGAGCGAGAAGCGGTATTCCTGTCGTTTGGAACATCTGCAAATTCTTCTGGAGATCTGAGTTTTTTGGCGGATGCTAGACGGCTAAATGTATCCATTACCCGGGCTAGATCCAGATTTTACTGTTTGTTTAGTAAAGCTTTATATGAAAAGTCCGGTTCGAGAAAATCAGCTGACTTAAACGAGTTTTTGAACTGGGTCGCAAATGGCCGTACTCCTATTAAAAAGGCGGCATAG
- a CDS encoding dihydrofolate reductase family protein, whose protein sequence is MKTIYFTAASLDGYIADPNDSLEWLFKNGPTDISFIDTFVNTVGALAMGTSTYKWMQQHAEEWPYKVPCFVFTHQNLKPFPNADIRFVQGDVASHHKEMQKLAEGKNIWVVGGGDLAGQFYDQGLLNEMHIQTVAVFLNEGKKLFARQTDTAFKIKDIRQHGDTCVEVIYSVTP, encoded by the coding sequence ATGAAGACCATTTATTTCACAGCGGCCAGCTTGGATGGGTATATTGCTGATCCCAACGACTCTCTTGAATGGCTCTTCAAAAACGGCCCCACGGATATTAGTTTCATCGACACTTTTGTAAATACGGTGGGCGCCCTGGCCATGGGCACTTCAACCTACAAGTGGATGCAACAACATGCCGAGGAATGGCCTTATAAAGTCCCCTGCTTTGTTTTCACCCATCAAAACCTTAAGCCTTTCCCCAACGCCGACATCCGTTTTGTTCAGGGGGATGTTGCCAGTCACCACAAAGAAATGCAGAAGCTGGCTGAAGGAAAGAACATCTGGGTTGTGGGCGGTGGTGATCTGGCCGGACAGTTTTACGATCAAGGCCTGTTGAATGAAATGCACATTCAGACTGTGGCGGTCTTTCTAAATGAAGGCAAAAAACTTTTTGCGCGCCAAACCGACACCGCGTTTAAGATAAAGGACATCCGCCAGCACGGAGACACCTGCGTTGAGGTCATCTATTCGGTGACCCCTTAA
- a CDS encoding trypsin-like serine protease, which translates to MKKLLMLLSLLLINCQESPESFQGTRMELEQGQGIIGGASASFQSDLSQMVVSVRTYYNTRIEVINGQKVEMNDVFQCTGIPLSRQLILTAAHCLKTPQAYLRTVEYKTKTGEHLAYAEETFVVPEQYKAGNQDFDFGILKLKKQLPEDIIVTPLMDHSVGDLRSVLAAGYGRTNGVWSDIKGDGGNTLRSVQLTVSAFAKNESRFRVQQSQGKGFCQGDSGGPAFARIQGRTYVVGIASKTTRSSESATADTERCTDEGIYISVQKQFAMIVELAKSLAPEVP; encoded by the coding sequence ATGAAAAAACTGTTAATGCTTCTTTCACTTCTTTTGATCAATTGCCAGGAAAGCCCTGAAAGCTTTCAAGGGACCCGCATGGAATTGGAGCAAGGGCAGGGGATTATCGGCGGAGCTTCAGCTTCTTTTCAGAGCGACCTGTCCCAGATGGTTGTCAGTGTGCGCACCTACTATAACACCCGAATCGAGGTTATAAACGGCCAGAAGGTGGAAATGAACGACGTGTTTCAGTGCACGGGGATTCCACTCAGCAGACAGTTGATTCTGACCGCCGCCCATTGTCTGAAGACACCGCAAGCGTATTTACGCACGGTCGAATATAAGACCAAAACCGGAGAGCACCTGGCCTATGCCGAAGAAACGTTCGTGGTGCCAGAGCAGTACAAAGCCGGAAATCAGGATTTTGATTTTGGGATTTTGAAGTTAAAAAAGCAGTTGCCTGAGGATATCATAGTCACGCCTCTGATGGATCATTCTGTAGGGGATCTGCGCTCTGTTCTGGCGGCAGGCTATGGGCGCACCAATGGTGTTTGGTCGGACATTAAAGGTGATGGCGGCAACACCCTGCGGTCGGTTCAGTTGACGGTGTCGGCTTTTGCAAAGAACGAAAGCCGTTTCCGTGTGCAACAGTCTCAAGGCAAAGGTTTTTGCCAGGGGGACTCCGGTGGTCCCGCCTTTGCTCGAATTCAAGGGCGGACCTATGTGGTGGGGATCGCCTCAAAAACAACACGATCGTCAGAGTCTGCCACGGCCGACACTGAACGCTGCACCGATGAGGGTATTTACATCAGCGTTCAGAAACAATTTGCCATGATCGTGGAGCTGGCAAAGTCCTTGGCCCCTGAGGTCCCTTAG
- the msrB gene encoding peptide-methionine (R)-S-oxide reductase MsrB → MRFGIFILSFLFASVLWAKDSDYKKPSDAELKKKLTPMQYQCTQQSATEKPFDNLYWNNKREGIYVDIVSGEPLFSSTDKYDSGTGWPSFTKPIDDGSLVTKPDYEMSVERTELRSKKADSHLGHLFDDGPADKGGKRYCINSAALNFIPVEEMEAKGYGKYLSLFPKYKKEKKK, encoded by the coding sequence ATGAGGTTCGGGATTTTTATTCTCAGCTTTCTGTTTGCCAGTGTGCTGTGGGCCAAGGACAGTGATTACAAGAAACCTTCGGATGCGGAGCTTAAGAAAAAGCTGACGCCGATGCAGTATCAATGCACACAGCAGTCAGCAACGGAAAAGCCGTTCGACAATCTTTATTGGAACAACAAAAGAGAAGGCATCTATGTTGATATTGTCAGCGGCGAGCCTTTGTTCAGCTCCACAGACAAATATGACTCCGGAACCGGCTGGCCCAGTTTCACCAAGCCTATTGATGACGGCTCACTGGTAACAAAACCTGATTATGAAATGTCGGTGGAGCGCACCGAGCTGCGTTCTAAAAAAGCCGATTCCCATCTGGGGCATTTGTTTGACGATGGCCCGGCGGACAAGGGCGGCAAACGCTATTGCATCAACTCTGCTGCGCTGAATTTTATCCCGGTCGAAGAAATGGAAGCCAAAGGTTATGGCAAGTATTTGTCCCTTTTCCCGAAGTATAAAAAGGAAAAGAAAAAATGA
- a CDS encoding beta-sandwich domain-containing protein produces the protein MERYWSQRIVASVLALQFAAVAHAEVQIPAYTSGADLFNETQNKPPFEGVGRIGDVTRQTGGSLYKLDLVKALPLTSLKAKPSAGKVKIVSVTLVTDKGDRIPVKAYNNVTIASTDQPLASEILSSPAPIAVVEVQAEAMGGKAALDINAISNSEIPKLNLRVEEVACKKNIDATLKEHLDVVQVWAGRAEVSAPGSIQEKYATKEFNRYVNEFISVIKNDKTAFASTEYTVTLLNFFAERHNTARAESAADVAYKNMAMETFNAFILALQSDQTCYNIGSEGMIKIATDFQKRLEGNKPDSRARKLYEAFVLGVGKLIPNQYRKELAAKSLTFRQADAEGHKYHKLVTTSKPDNFLKTTHQDMSASAYTVAEQALTREVKTMTSDQRYELIVEYQAKYNDAANYPSEIMMKYLIILSESGTLFRIYR, from the coding sequence ATGGAACGTTATTGGTCTCAACGAATAGTTGCATCGGTTCTGGCGCTGCAGTTTGCAGCCGTTGCGCACGCGGAAGTTCAAATTCCGGCTTATACCAGCGGGGCGGATCTGTTTAATGAAACACAGAACAAACCACCGTTCGAGGGGGTGGGTCGTATCGGCGATGTCACTCGTCAGACGGGTGGAAGTTTGTATAAACTGGATCTGGTCAAAGCATTGCCGCTGACCAGTCTCAAAGCAAAACCCAGTGCCGGAAAAGTGAAAATCGTTTCGGTGACTTTGGTGACCGACAAAGGCGATCGGATTCCCGTGAAGGCGTATAACAATGTCACTATCGCCAGCACAGATCAGCCTTTGGCCTCTGAGATTTTGAGCAGCCCGGCACCGATCGCAGTTGTTGAGGTTCAGGCCGAAGCGATGGGTGGCAAGGCGGCCTTGGACATCAATGCCATTTCCAACAGCGAGATTCCAAAACTGAATCTGCGCGTGGAAGAAGTGGCCTGCAAAAAGAACATCGATGCCACCCTGAAAGAACACCTGGACGTGGTGCAGGTGTGGGCGGGGCGTGCCGAAGTCAGTGCGCCGGGATCCATTCAGGAAAAGTACGCCACCAAAGAGTTCAATCGCTATGTGAACGAGTTTATCTCGGTCATCAAAAACGATAAAACCGCGTTTGCTTCGACTGAATACACCGTCACGCTGCTGAATTTCTTTGCGGAACGTCACAACACTGCCCGTGCAGAAAGTGCGGCAGATGTGGCTTATAAAAACATGGCGATGGAAACCTTCAATGCCTTCATTCTGGCTCTGCAAAGCGACCAGACCTGCTACAATATTGGCAGTGAGGGCATGATCAAAATTGCGACGGATTTCCAAAAACGTCTGGAAGGCAACAAACCTGACAGCCGTGCCCGTAAGCTTTACGAGGCGTTCGTTCTGGGTGTTGGCAAACTGATCCCAAATCAGTATCGCAAAGAGCTTGCGGCAAAAAGTCTGACCTTCCGTCAGGCGGATGCAGAAGGTCACAAGTACCACAAACTTGTAACCACAAGTAAACCGGACAACTTCCTGAAAACAACTCACCAGGATATGAGCGCATCGGCTTATACTGTGGCAGAGCAGGCCTTGACTCGTGAAGTGAAGACCATGACCAGTGACCAGCGTTACGAGCTGATTGTTGAGTATCAGGCGAAATACAACGATGCCGCAAATTATCCATCAGAGATCATGATGAAATACCTCATCATCCTTTCTGAAAGCGGTACTCTGTTCCGCATCTATCGCTAG
- a CDS encoding L,D-transpeptidase family protein — MDTQPVRLFLAITSLIVASGLSTAKAQSLPYYSAAPTQGQSAIDYLTAVDSLSAASIREALLTAWQHGLNPSVYWSAELEQSFLRGTLETDFDRRQILAVYVKALRDVYSGSVNPTGLASDIKVKRKDFLTAEQVRLVVLSSQGSARLALDKMAPQFPVYQSLKMALQRLYPLMETGLWESITPAKKPLSLGKKDPVIIKLKERLRQLGYRIDSMNDTFDQDMLAAINDIQMNLKMKPDGVISPGGRTWKFFSVSLLDRLSQLQADMEQLRWFPQNLEDRHIFVNTAFSHFMMTDKKNNISMSFKAINGTAERKTPTLRDRITYLVMNPTWTIPPTVFLNDKVEILKKLDSKGIRKYFTDNRFEVYTADFSRTIDPTSIDWKSIKSSSVNFYIRQKPSYNNALGVVKFMMTNPYAIYLHDTNQRDLFGEAQRLRSSGCVRLEKPLDLAEYLLAGTQWSRPQIENFVVKEGQVVDKETRVDLKEPMPVYLVPVTSQMNSDGVIRFVEDVYGHNQLILSQVKGLGR, encoded by the coding sequence ATGGATACGCAACCTGTTCGTTTATTTCTTGCGATCACATCTTTGATTGTGGCAAGCGGGCTTTCTACGGCAAAGGCTCAAAGTCTTCCGTATTATTCGGCGGCGCCAACCCAAGGTCAAAGTGCGATTGATTATTTAACCGCTGTCGACAGCCTCAGTGCGGCTTCAATCCGCGAAGCTCTGCTGACAGCGTGGCAGCATGGCCTGAATCCCTCCGTCTATTGGAGTGCCGAACTGGAGCAATCCTTCCTGCGTGGAACCCTGGAGACTGACTTCGACCGACGGCAAATTCTGGCGGTCTATGTGAAGGCCCTGCGCGACGTCTATAGTGGATCGGTCAATCCGACCGGCCTGGCATCAGATATCAAAGTCAAAAGAAAGGACTTCCTGACGGCCGAACAGGTTCGCCTTGTCGTCCTGAGCAGTCAGGGCAGCGCAAGACTGGCCCTTGATAAAATGGCCCCGCAATTTCCTGTCTATCAGTCCCTGAAAATGGCGCTGCAAAGGCTTTATCCGCTGATGGAAACCGGACTGTGGGAAAGCATCACCCCCGCAAAAAAGCCCCTGTCCCTGGGGAAAAAAGATCCCGTCATCATCAAGCTGAAAGAACGTTTGCGCCAGTTGGGCTATCGCATCGACAGCATGAATGACACCTTTGATCAGGACATGCTGGCCGCAATCAATGACATTCAAATGAATCTGAAAATGAAACCGGATGGCGTGATTTCACCCGGCGGCCGCACCTGGAAGTTTTTCAGCGTTTCCCTGTTGGACCGATTGAGCCAGTTACAAGCGGACATGGAACAACTGCGCTGGTTCCCGCAGAATCTTGAAGACCGTCATATTTTCGTGAATACGGCGTTTTCCCACTTCATGATGACGGATAAAAAGAACAATATCTCAATGAGCTTCAAGGCGATCAACGGCACGGCGGAACGAAAAACGCCCACGCTTCGGGATCGGATCACCTATCTGGTGATGAACCCGACATGGACAATTCCGCCCACGGTGTTCCTGAACGACAAAGTGGAGATTCTGAAGAAACTCGACTCCAAGGGTATTCGCAAGTACTTCACTGACAACAGATTTGAAGTGTACACCGCTGACTTTAGCCGAACCATTGACCCCACCAGCATTGACTGGAAGTCGATTAAGTCTTCGAGCGTGAACTTTTATATCAGACAGAAACCGAGCTACAATAATGCACTGGGCGTTGTGAAGTTCATGATGACAAATCCTTATGCGATCTATCTGCACGACACCAATCAGCGCGACTTGTTCGGCGAGGCGCAGCGCCTGCGCAGTTCAGGATGTGTGCGCCTGGAAAAACCGCTGGATTTGGCCGAATATCTGCTTGCAGGAACGCAATGGTCCCGACCGCAGATTGAAAACTTCGTGGTTAAAGAAGGTCAAGTGGTTGATAAGGAAACCCGGGTGGACCTTAAAGAGCCGATGCCGGTTTATTTAGTACCTGTAACTTCCCAAATGAACTCGGACGGTGTTATCCGTTTTGTGGAAGACGTTTACGGACACAATCAGTTAATTTTATCTCAAGTAAAAGGATTAGGACGGTAA